From one Trachemys scripta elegans isolate TJP31775 chromosome 14, CAS_Tse_1.0, whole genome shotgun sequence genomic stretch:
- the LOC117886944 gene encoding zinc finger protein RFP-like isoform X1 translates to MAAAGNPVKSLRDEATCSICLSFFMDPVIIDCGHNFCRVCITQCWEGPDTAISCPQCRETFPQRTLRPNRQLGNMVEIAKQLSVPAAAAAGGDLCNAHQEPFKLFCNQDQMLICVICRESQAHHAHRVVPTEEAAREHKEQIQTRLNTLKQEREELLEWKQAGEKQSQEYLGKIVAERQKIVSEFEQLRQFLEEQERLLLAQLEELDKEIVKIQDENVTKLSEEISRLSDLISEIEEKCQQPTSEFLQDIKSTWSRCEKLKFEKPVAVPEDLRERVGVSSQRNVCLQEALKKFKETLPYQLHFLISKAEKEVQTTLDPDLAIPCPIMSTDESVIQKYQQREFLEKQNRFHPAACVLGYKGFTSGRCYWQVEVGNKDEWVLGIAKESVIHEGAISCTPEEGIWALQSTGNEYWALTSPKTALDLPRSPSNIGVYLDYEGEKVTFYDITSSGTEPIFTFTSSFTGKIIPFFGSRRVEYQYQFVVYPHHLFD, encoded by the exons ATGGCTGCAGCAGGGAATCCTGTGAAGAGCCTCCGAGATGAAGCTACTTGCTCCATCTGTCTGAGTTTTTTCATGGATCCAGTGATTATAGACTGTGGGCACAATTTCTGCCGAGTCTGCATcacccagtgctgggagggaCCAGATACAGCCAtctcctgccctcagtgcagagagacCTTTCCCCAGAGGACCCTGAGGCCGAACAGACAACTGGGGAACATGGTAGAAATCGCCAAGCAGCTGAgtgtcccagcagcagcagcagcaggaggagatttGTGCAACGCGCACCAGGAGCCTTTCAAACTCTTCTGTAACCAGGACCAAATGCTCATCTGTGTGATCTGCAGGGAGTCCCAGGCGCACCACGCTCACAGGGTGGTCCCTACAGAGGAGGCTGCCCGGGAGCACAAG GAGCAAATTCAAACCCGACTGAACACGCTGAAGCAAGAGAGAGAAGAACTTCTGGAGTGGAAACAGGCTGGAGAGAAGCAAAGCCAGGAATATCTG GGAAAGATAGTAGCTGAGAGGCAGAAGATTGTGTCTGAATTTGAGCAACTGCGGCAATTCCTGGAGGAACAAGAGCGACTCCTGCTGGCCCAACTGGAAGAGTTGGACAAGGAAATTGTGAAGATACAGGATGAAAATGTCACCAAACTGTCTGAGGAGATTTCCCGTCTCAGTGACTTGATCAGTGAGATAGAAGAGAAGTGTCAGCAGCCAACGAGtgaattcctgcag GACATCAAAAGCACCTGGAGCAG gtGTGAGAAGCTGAAGTTCGAGAAACCAGTGGCCGTGCCAGAGGACCTGAGAGAGAGAGTCGGCGTCTCTTCTCAAAGAAATGTTTGTCTACAGGAGGCTCTGAAGAAATTCAAAG AGACCCTGCCCTATCAACTGCACTTTCTGATCTCGAAGGCAGAGAAAGAGG TGCAGACCACTCTGGATCCAGACCTGGCAATTCCCTGTCCCATCATGTCCACAGATGAGAGTGTGATCCAGAAATACCAACAAAGAGAATTTCTGGAGAAACAGAACAGGTTTCACCCTGCTGCCTGTGTGCTGGGCTATAAGGGCTTCACCTCAGGGAGATGTTACTGGCAAGTGGAGGTGGGGAACAAAGATGAGTGGGTTTTGGGCATTGCCAAAGAGTCTGTGATACATGAGGGAGCGATAAGCTGTACACCGGAGGAGGGGATCTGGGCTTTGCAGAGTACAGGGAATGAGTACTGGGCCCTCACCTCCCCTAAGACTGCTCTGGACCTACCTCGTAGCCCCAGTAACATTGGGGTTTACCTGGATTATGAAGGGGAGAAAGTTACATTTTATGACATTACATCTTCTGGCACAGAGCCAATCTTTACTTTCACATCTTCTTTTACTGGGAAGATCATCCCTTTCTTTGGGAGCCGGCGTGTCGAATACCAGTATCAATTCGTTGTTTATCCCCATCATCTATTTGATTAA